The Gammaproteobacteria bacterium genome has a segment encoding these proteins:
- a CDS encoding diacylglycerol kinase, giving the protein MAYSGNTGLTRIIKAGGYSWKGLKATFKHEAAFRQELALFVILAPIAIWLGHTGLDRAMLIGSLFLILIVELLNSAVEAAIDRFGHEIHKLSARAKDMGSAAVLLSILNAVVIWGLILIPWPSSL; this is encoded by the coding sequence ATGGCATACAGCGGTAATACGGGGCTGACCCGCATCATCAAGGCGGGCGGATATTCCTGGAAGGGGCTTAAGGCCACGTTCAAACACGAAGCGGCATTCCGTCAGGAGCTGGCGCTGTTCGTGATCCTCGCACCGATCGCTATCTGGTTGGGGCATACCGGGCTGGACCGCGCCATGCTCATCGGCAGCCTGTTTCTGATCCTCATCGTCGAACTCCTCAACTCGGCCGTGGAGGCCGCCATCGACCGTTTCGGTCATGAAATCCACAAACTCTCGGCGCGCGCCAAGGACATGGGCTCGGCCGCGGTATTGCTCAGTATCCTCAATGCCGTGGTGATCTGGGGCCTGATCCTGATCCCCTGGCCGTCTTCGCTCTAA
- a CDS encoding UDP-2,3-diacylglucosamine diphosphatase yields MSKLNYRSIFISDVHLGTRDCHAAYLLDFLQSTDCEHLYLVGDIFDLWSMRKQVHWTAEQSAVVQCIFDKAAAGTEVTFIPGNHDALLRDFVGTTFRGVKVRRDAIHTAADGRRFLVSHGDEFDTVVKHNALLRFIGDNVYYWLLRLNRWYNGLGCRLGIRYWSLATWLKSRVGNARAYIRKFEEAAALTANDQELDGYICGHIHKASIEKINGALYCNDGDWVEHCTALVEDDAGWLQLLHWSDHQRVELITQGQEVAPAGIPPGSPALALLMQQYEIEVSSAKEAA; encoded by the coding sequence ATGTCGAAGCTGAATTACCGTTCCATATTCATCTCCGACGTCCACCTGGGCACGCGTGATTGCCACGCCGCCTATTTGCTGGACTTTCTCCAATCCACCGACTGCGAACATCTCTACCTGGTCGGCGACATTTTCGACCTGTGGAGCATGCGCAAGCAGGTGCACTGGACGGCCGAACAAAGCGCCGTGGTGCAGTGCATTTTTGACAAGGCTGCCGCCGGCACCGAGGTTACCTTTATTCCCGGCAACCACGACGCCCTGTTGCGCGATTTCGTGGGGACCACCTTCCGCGGCGTGAAGGTGCGCCGTGACGCGATCCACACCGCCGCGGACGGCAGGCGCTTCCTGGTAAGCCACGGCGATGAGTTCGACACCGTGGTCAAGCACAACGCCCTGCTGCGCTTTATCGGCGACAACGTTTATTACTGGCTGCTGCGGCTTAACCGCTGGTACAACGGCCTGGGCTGCCGCCTCGGTATCCGTTACTGGTCGCTCGCCACCTGGCTCAAATCCCGGGTGGGCAACGCGCGCGCCTACATCCGCAAGTTCGAGGAGGCCGCCGCGCTCACCGCCAACGACCAGGAGCTGGACGGCTATATCTGCGGGCATATCCACAAGGCGTCGATCGAAAAGATCAACGGCGCCCTGTACTGCAACGACGGCGACTGGGTCGAGCACTGCACCGCCCTGGTCGAGGACGACGCGGGCTGGCTGCAGCTGCTGCACTGGTCCGATCACCAGCGCGTCGAACTCATCACCCAGGGGCAGGAGGTCGCGCCGGCCGGCATTCCGCCGGGTTCGCCGGCACTCGCCCTGTTGATGCAGCAATATGAAATCGAGGTGTCCAGTGCAAAAGAAGCGGCTTGA
- a CDS encoding DUF839 domain-containing protein: protein MSDSDSDSVSFSRRRALKMLAGAPMLPLATTLTGLPLLAEAAPFGRHHGGWFDRPFRHGVPISYSFGSMAAPSLADPAQMATTYVASTLTKRIGKHHKATYALGYETFFLTGDTVPATGGGTVIAGGYYDIHNDPILDTTSADQRQFFSDCPDGMSLIQLHGVRSRRRGCKRVFAVVQFEYTSQNAAGTSMYGKLPSPIAVLTLDQDERTGKLSLVSYHNVDTSDVKGLWITCGASKSPWNTHLASEEYEPDATRASNAQLETFSQNLFGDSSVANPYDYGHLPEVTVHRNGTGSIKKHYCLGRISHELVQVMPDERTVLMGDDATNGGLFMFVADRRRDLSAGTLYVAKWTQTSGVGPGAGDISWIRLGHATSAEIKALVEGGIKPFDIMDVKTSDPGDASYTKIRFGGHDNWVKLMPGMEKAAAFLETHRYAALVGASMGFTKMEGTTVNAADKRAYSAMSYIYKSMTDGSTDIHVQGPVAGAVYEHVLQGGQTDSDGHPIRSEWVSTSMSVPEGLAGEDLAVRDPLGNSANADRIANPDNIKYSEAMRTLFIGEDSGNHVNNFLWAYNVDTRELSRILSCPAGAESTGLHAVDDVNGFSYIMSNFQHPGDWESPLHDVVKGVLEPLESANYNGKFSAAVGYLTITGRIKDA from the coding sequence ATGTCTGATTCCGATTCGGATTCCGTTTCCTTTTCACGCCGCCGGGCGCTCAAAATGCTCGCCGGCGCCCCTATGCTGCCGCTGGCCACAACCCTGACCGGTCTGCCGCTGCTGGCGGAGGCCGCCCCTTTTGGCCGTCACCACGGCGGCTGGTTCGACCGGCCGTTCCGCCACGGCGTGCCGATCAGCTACAGCTTCGGTTCCATGGCCGCCCCTTCGCTGGCGGACCCGGCCCAGATGGCGACCACCTACGTCGCCTCCACGCTGACCAAGCGCATCGGCAAACACCATAAAGCGACCTACGCCTTGGGTTATGAGACCTTCTTCCTCACCGGCGACACGGTGCCCGCCACCGGCGGCGGCACGGTCATCGCCGGCGGTTATTACGACATCCACAACGACCCGATCCTGGACACCACCTCGGCCGACCAGCGCCAGTTCTTCTCCGACTGCCCGGACGGCATGTCGCTGATCCAGCTCCATGGCGTGCGTTCGCGTCGGCGCGGCTGCAAGCGTGTCTTCGCGGTCGTGCAGTTCGAATACACCTCGCAGAACGCGGCCGGCACCTCCATGTACGGCAAGCTGCCCTCGCCCATCGCCGTGCTGACCCTGGACCAGGACGAGCGCACCGGCAAGCTCAGCCTGGTGAGCTACCACAACGTCGACACCTCGGACGTGAAGGGCCTGTGGATTACCTGCGGCGCGAGCAAGTCTCCCTGGAACACCCATCTGGCGAGCGAGGAATACGAGCCGGACGCAACGCGCGCGAGCAACGCGCAGCTGGAAACCTTCAGCCAGAACCTGTTCGGCGACAGCAGCGTGGCCAACCCCTACGACTACGGCCATCTGCCGGAAGTAACCGTGCACCGCAACGGTACCGGCAGCATCAAGAAACATTACTGCCTGGGCCGCATCTCCCACGAACTGGTGCAGGTCATGCCCGACGAGCGCACCGTGCTGATGGGCGACGACGCCACCAACGGCGGCCTGTTCATGTTCGTGGCCGACCGCCGCCGCGACCTGTCCGCCGGCACCCTGTACGTGGCCAAGTGGACCCAGACCTCCGGCGTCGGCCCCGGTGCCGGTGACATCTCCTGGATCCGGCTCGGCCACGCCACCAGCGCCGAGATCAAGGCCCTGGTCGAGGGCGGCATCAAGCCTTTCGACATCATGGACGTCAAGACCAGCGACCCCGGCGACGCGAGCTACACGAAGATCCGCTTCGGCGGGCATGACAACTGGGTCAAGCTGATGCCGGGCATGGAAAAGGCCGCCGCCTTCCTCGAAACCCACCGCTACGCCGCCCTGGTCGGTGCTTCCATGGGCTTCACCAAGATGGAAGGCACCACGGTGAACGCCGCCGACAAGCGCGCCTATTCCGCCATGTCCTACATCTACAAGTCGATGACCGACGGCAGTACCGACATCCACGTGCAGGGTCCGGTGGCCGGCGCGGTGTACGAGCATGTGTTGCAGGGCGGCCAGACCGACAGCGACGGCCATCCGATCCGCAGCGAGTGGGTGTCCACCTCCATGTCGGTGCCGGAAGGCCTGGCCGGCGAAGACCTCGCCGTGCGCGACCCGCTCGGCAACAGCGCCAACGCCGACAGGATCGCCAACCCGGACAACATCAAGTACTCCGAGGCCATGCGCACCCTGTTCATCGGCGAGGACAGCGGCAACCACGTGAACAACTTCCTGTGGGCCTACAACGTGGACACCAGGGAACTGAGCCGCATCCTGTCCTGCCCGGCGGGCGCCGAATCCACCGGCCTGCATGCGGTGGACGACGTCAACGGCTTCAGCTACATCATGAGCAACTTCCAGCACCCCGGTGACTGGGAAAGCCCGCTGCATGACGTGGTGAAGGGTGTGCTCGAACCGCTGGAGTCAGCGAACTACAACGGCAAGTTCAGCGCCGCAGTGGGTTACCTGACCATCACGGGACGCATCAAGGACGCCTGA
- a CDS encoding DUF5362 family protein: protein MNTETDQTIAQIALPLFNAKGWMKFLAVLMIIYGVMMVFTIWGILLCWLPIWIGVSLYQAATAVERAYISQQTDELVRAMMRLKTFFTVQGVLMLITLVLSAAGFLMMGFGMFAMMAGQQSGQF, encoded by the coding sequence ATGAATACCGAAACAGACCAGACCATCGCGCAGATCGCGCTGCCCCTGTTCAATGCCAAGGGCTGGATGAAGTTTCTGGCCGTGCTCATGATCATCTACGGCGTGATGATGGTGTTCACCATCTGGGGAATTCTGTTGTGCTGGCTGCCGATCTGGATCGGCGTGTCGCTGTATCAGGCGGCGACGGCCGTGGAGCGTGCCTACATTTCCCAGCAGACCGATGAGCTGGTGCGGGCAATGATGCGCCTGAAGACCTTTTTCACCGTGCAGGGCGTGCTGATGCTCATCACCCTGGTGCTGAGCGCGGCGGGTTTCCTGATGATGGGCTTCGGCATGTTCGCCATGATGGCCGGCCAGCAATCCGGACAGTTCTGA
- a CDS encoding Fur family transcriptional regulator, which translates to MAAGLRVKHLRPEVVQQHLDRAETLCAQHGARLTPLRRRVLELVVQAGKPVGAYDILDRLRAEGMGSAPPTVYRALEFLQEQGLVHRVATANAFVACNQPGPRHYGVILICSRCGTALEVHDEDIDHGIEAAARSRGFEVETRPIEVSGLCAACREGSTGA; encoded by the coding sequence ATGGCTGCCGGTCTGCGCGTCAAACACCTGCGTCCCGAGGTCGTGCAGCAGCACCTCGACCGTGCCGAGACGCTGTGCGCCCAGCACGGCGCGCGTCTCACGCCGCTGCGCCGGCGTGTGCTGGAGCTGGTGGTGCAGGCGGGCAAGCCGGTGGGTGCGTACGACATTCTCGACCGTCTGCGCGCCGAGGGTATGGGCAGTGCGCCGCCCACGGTGTACCGCGCCCTGGAGTTCCTGCAGGAGCAGGGACTGGTGCACCGCGTTGCCACCGCCAATGCCTTCGTGGCCTGCAACCAGCCGGGACCCCGGCATTACGGGGTAATCCTGATCTGCAGCCGTTGCGGCACGGCGCTGGAGGTGCATGACGAGGACATCGACCATGGCATCGAGGCCGCCGCACGCAGCCGGGGGTTCGAGGTTGAGACCCGGCCGATCGAGGTGTCCGGCCTGTGCGCGGCCTGCCGGGAGGGAAGTACGGGCGCCTGA
- a CDS encoding sodium:solute symporter, giving the protein MLQNHALSWGGRRLPAWAIGLSILATYLSSISFLANPGKAYATDWRPFVFSLTIPLAAFVASRWFIPFYRERIQTTAYEHLERRFGYWARAYGAISIVLLQIGRFAVVLYLIALAFGELLGWDLISVILLLGVVTIAYTTLGGFEAVVWTDVVQAIVLIGGALIAVVLLVLDLPGGFGQIIHTGWMEGKFGLGGFSFDLLHQSFWVILLFGIVENLRNFGVDQNYVQRMLSAHDTAAARRSLWLGALLYVPVSALFFFIGTALYVYYQAHTGLGLPAKPDQIFPFFIVTELPHGLVGILLAAILAAGMSTLDSSLNTSATVCAVDFYQRLKPNADEHKLLVVTRGATLLIGILGTAAALLMIHAKTVLDVWWQLSAIFGGAMLGLFLLGLLVPGARSRDALWGVIVGILVVAWATLTHGLQGHWAGPAFPFNLMLVGLAGTLAVLLIGLLGSLLRPARRT; this is encoded by the coding sequence ATGCTGCAAAACCACGCCCTCTCCTGGGGCGGCCGGCGCCTGCCGGCCTGGGCCATCGGACTGTCGATCCTGGCCACCTATCTGAGCAGCATCAGTTTCCTGGCCAATCCGGGCAAGGCCTACGCCACCGACTGGCGACCCTTCGTGTTCTCGCTGACCATACCGCTGGCGGCCTTCGTCGCCTCGCGCTGGTTCATTCCCTTTTATCGCGAACGCATCCAGACCACGGCCTACGAACACCTCGAACGGCGCTTCGGCTACTGGGCGCGCGCCTACGGCGCAATCAGCATCGTGCTGCTGCAGATCGGCCGCTTCGCGGTGGTGCTGTATCTGATCGCACTGGCGTTCGGCGAACTGCTGGGCTGGGACCTGATCAGCGTGATCCTGCTGCTGGGCGTGGTCACCATCGCCTATACCACGCTGGGCGGATTCGAGGCGGTGGTATGGACCGACGTGGTCCAGGCAATCGTGCTGATCGGCGGAGCATTGATCGCGGTGGTGCTGTTGGTCCTGGACCTGCCCGGTGGTTTCGGGCAGATCATCCACACCGGTTGGATGGAAGGAAAATTCGGCCTGGGAGGCTTTTCATTCGACCTGCTGCACCAGAGTTTCTGGGTCATCCTGCTGTTCGGCATCGTGGAAAACCTGCGTAACTTCGGCGTGGACCAGAATTACGTGCAGCGCATGCTGTCGGCGCACGACACCGCCGCCGCGCGCCGTTCGCTGTGGCTGGGCGCACTGCTCTATGTACCCGTTTCCGCGCTGTTCTTTTTCATCGGCACGGCCCTGTATGTGTACTACCAGGCACACACCGGGCTCGGCCTGCCGGCCAAGCCCGATCAGATCTTCCCGTTCTTCATCGTCACCGAACTGCCGCACGGCCTGGTGGGTATCCTGCTGGCCGCCATTCTGGCGGCGGGCATGAGCACGCTCGATTCCAGCCTCAACACCTCGGCCACCGTCTGTGCGGTGGACTTCTACCAGCGCCTGAAACCGAATGCCGACGAACACAAACTGCTCGTGGTCACCCGCGGCGCCACGTTGCTGATCGGCATCCTGGGCACGGCCGCCGCACTGCTCATGATTCATGCCAAAACGGTGCTGGACGTCTGGTGGCAGCTGTCGGCGATCTTCGGCGGTGCGATGCTCGGGTTGTTCCTGCTGGGTCTGCTGGTCCCCGGGGCACGAAGCCGGGACGCCCTGTGGGGCGTGATCGTGGGTATTCTGGTGGTCGCGTGGGCAACCCTGACGCACGGCTTGCAGGGGCATTGGGCGGGTCCGGCGTTTCCCTTCAACCTGATGCTGGTCGGGCTGGCGGGCACATTGGCCGTCCTGCTGATCGGGCTGCTCGGCAGCCTGCTGAGGCCCGCACGCCGGACCTGA
- a CDS encoding phosphatase PAP2 family protein — protein sequence MSEAEISACLFFNRITRRRLLRRSFAVVSRLGDGIFWYSIIIALPFLYGQSAARVSAHMMIVGLLSLLLYKLIKLSTQRERPFRMNSDILQSVPPLDRFSFPSGHTMHAVGFTIILVSYYPQWAIVVVPFTLLVALSRLVLGLHYPSDVLVGAIIGTTVAVGSLVLF from the coding sequence ATGAGTGAAGCCGAGATCTCGGCCTGCCTGTTCTTCAACCGCATCACCCGACGCCGTCTGCTGAGGCGCAGCTTCGCCGTGGTGAGCCGGCTCGGAGACGGTATCTTCTGGTACAGCATCATCATCGCCCTGCCGTTTCTCTACGGCCAGTCCGCCGCCCGGGTCTCGGCACACATGATGATCGTCGGGCTGCTTTCGCTGCTGTTGTACAAACTGATCAAGCTCAGCACCCAGCGCGAACGCCCCTTCAGAATGAACAGCGACATCCTGCAGAGCGTCCCGCCGCTGGACCGCTTCAGCTTCCCCTCCGGGCACACCATGCACGCGGTGGGCTTCACCATCATCCTGGTCAGCTACTATCCGCAGTGGGCGATCGTCGTCGTGCCCTTCACCCTGCTGGTGGCCCTGTCGCGGCTGGTGCTCGGCCTGCACTACCCCAGCGACGTACTGGTCGGAGCGATTATCGGGACGACAGTGGCAGTTGGGAGTTTGGTGTTGTTTTGA
- a CDS encoding glycosyltransferase family 1 protein, with amino-acid sequence MDTKAANADDAVEPGLHIALVTETWPPEVNGVAHTLSQLVRGLHKRGHSIQVIRPRQGRDDRPQTEGAYQELLVGGAPLPGYPGLHIGLPARRAIQRSWRVSMPDVIYIATEGPLGGSALKAARRLGIPTVTGFHTNFDYYSRYYGIGFLETVITGFLRRFHNRSRATLVPTRALKQDLEARGFANVNVLARGVDTTLFNPVRRSDELRRSWDVNDDALAIVYVGRLAAEKNLSLAAQAFRGIEVNHPGARFVLVGDGPEAEPLKAQNPDFVFCGTRRGEDLARHYASGDIFLFPSTSETYGNVVIEAMASGLAVVSFDDAAAHEHIRDGQNGLLATPNDPAAFIRAATDLADAPQRIAALRTAARDTTDRLDWEHIFDQLEAILLEHAQRGLRHELASAYE; translated from the coding sequence ATGGACACCAAGGCAGCCAACGCGGATGACGCGGTCGAACCGGGGCTGCACATCGCCCTGGTCACCGAAACCTGGCCCCCGGAGGTCAATGGTGTCGCCCATACCCTTTCCCAGCTCGTGCGTGGGCTGCACAAACGAGGCCACAGTATCCAGGTGATCCGCCCGCGCCAGGGCCGCGACGACCGGCCGCAAACAGAAGGCGCGTATCAGGAACTGCTGGTCGGCGGAGCGCCTCTGCCCGGCTACCCCGGCCTACACATCGGCCTGCCGGCCCGACGCGCCATACAGCGATCCTGGCGTGTGTCCATGCCGGACGTCATCTACATCGCCACCGAGGGCCCGTTGGGCGGCTCCGCCCTGAAGGCCGCGCGCCGGCTCGGCATCCCGACCGTGACGGGCTTTCACACCAATTTCGATTACTACTCCCGCTATTACGGCATCGGCTTTCTGGAAACGGTCATCACCGGCTTTTTGCGACGCTTCCACAATCGCAGCCGCGCCACCCTGGTCCCGACCCGGGCCCTCAAGCAGGACCTCGAGGCACGCGGCTTCGCCAACGTGAACGTGCTGGCGCGCGGGGTGGATACCACGCTGTTCAATCCGGTACGCCGCAGCGACGAACTGCGCCGGAGCTGGGACGTGAACGACGATGCCCTAGCCATTGTCTATGTCGGCCGCCTCGCCGCCGAAAAAAACCTGTCGCTCGCCGCTCAGGCCTTTCGCGGCATCGAGGTCAACCATCCCGGCGCACGCTTCGTGCTGGTGGGCGACGGCCCCGAGGCGGAGCCCCTCAAGGCGCAAAACCCGGACTTCGTGTTCTGCGGCACGCGACGCGGCGAAGACCTCGCCCGCCATTACGCCAGCGGCGACATCTTCCTGTTCCCCTCCACCTCGGAGACCTACGGCAACGTCGTGATCGAGGCCATGGCCAGCGGGCTGGCGGTGGTCAGCTTCGACGACGCCGCGGCGCATGAACACATTCGCGACGGGCAAAACGGCCTGCTCGCCACCCCAAACGACCCGGCGGCATTCATTCGTGCCGCCACCGACCTGGCTGATGCACCCCAACGCATCGCAGCGTTGCGCACCGCCGCCCGTGACACCACCGACCGCCTCGACTGGGAACATATCTTCGACCAGCTCGAGGCCATTCTTCTGGAACACGCACAGAGAGGTCTACGTCATGAACTGGCTAGCGCGTATGAGTGA
- a CDS encoding lysophospholipid acyltransferase family protein, with protein MGVLLTLLMARTGEGGVPTPRFFRIIQWWHHGLCRALGLDIRVKGTPHAGSALVVANHISWLDIHILGGLAPLCFVSKAEVSGWPLIGWFSRVTGTVFIQRGARGAAEATSREMETRLQAGAKVALFPEGTTSDGSDVRRFHSRLFHTAVATHRPVQPVAITYPHPEGVNPVAPFIDDQSLLDNLWHLTGEKRIQVEVNFLPLQDTHGASRTDLAAHAHTIVRAVVHDGHQGSQRG; from the coding sequence ATGGGAGTCCTGCTCACCCTGCTGATGGCCCGGACCGGAGAAGGCGGCGTCCCCACACCGCGCTTCTTCCGCATCATCCAATGGTGGCACCACGGCCTGTGCCGGGCGCTGGGGCTCGATATCCGCGTCAAGGGCACTCCCCACGCGGGTTCCGCCCTGGTAGTGGCCAACCACATCTCCTGGCTGGACATCCACATACTGGGCGGTCTCGCCCCGCTGTGCTTCGTTTCCAAGGCCGAGGTCAGCGGCTGGCCGTTGATAGGCTGGTTTTCCCGCGTCACCGGCACCGTCTTCATCCAGCGCGGCGCCCGCGGCGCGGCCGAAGCTACCTCCCGGGAAATGGAAACCCGCCTGCAGGCCGGCGCGAAGGTGGCGCTGTTCCCCGAAGGCACCACCAGTGACGGCAGCGACGTACGCCGTTTCCATTCGCGTCTGTTCCACACCGCGGTGGCCACCCATCGCCCGGTACAGCCCGTCGCCATCACCTACCCGCATCCGGAAGGTGTGAACCCCGTCGCGCCTTTCATCGACGATCAGAGCCTGCTGGACAACCTGTGGCATCTGACCGGCGAAAAGCGGATCCAGGTGGAGGTGAATTTCCTGCCGCTTCAGGACACCCATGGCGCCTCGCGCACCGACCTGGCGGCCCATGCCCACACAATCGTTCGTGCAGTCGTACACGATGGACACCAAGGCAGCCAACGCGGATGA
- a CDS encoding GNAT family N-acyltransferase encodes MTHTAAKQDQPALSVMLAADADAVRESQRLRYRIFAEEMGAQLESGESGLDQDHYDSYCHHLLVRDNASGEVVGSTRILTDDQAQLAGGFYSQNEFDLNGLLPLPGRIMEVGRTCIHSDYRSGGAIAVLWSGLARFMFINRFDYMMGCASIPMLDGGYQAHAIMEQIRDKYLADPEQRVAPRLALPDINQIPAADVFMPPLLKAYLRLGAKVCGEPCWDPDFSVADVFILLDMEHVNPRYQRHFLGKEYVEYKGAHENTAPNLSL; translated from the coding sequence ATGACTCATACCGCAGCCAAACAGGACCAACCCGCGCTCAGCGTCATGCTCGCTGCCGACGCGGACGCCGTACGTGAATCTCAGCGACTGCGCTACCGCATTTTCGCCGAGGAGATGGGTGCGCAACTGGAGTCCGGTGAAAGCGGCCTGGACCAGGACCATTACGACTCGTACTGCCATCATCTTCTGGTGCGCGACAACGCCAGCGGCGAAGTGGTCGGCAGCACCCGCATCCTGACCGACGACCAGGCCCAGCTCGCCGGCGGCTTCTATTCCCAGAACGAATTCGATCTCAACGGCCTGCTGCCGCTGCCCGGCCGCATCATGGAAGTGGGGCGCACCTGCATCCATTCCGATTATCGCAGCGGCGGCGCGATCGCGGTCCTGTGGTCCGGACTCGCGCGCTTCATGTTCATCAACCGCTTCGACTACATGATGGGCTGCGCCAGCATCCCCATGCTGGACGGCGGCTATCAGGCCCACGCCATCATGGAGCAGATCCGCGACAAGTACCTGGCCGATCCCGAACAACGCGTCGCGCCGCGCCTGGCGCTGCCGGACATCAACCAGATCCCCGCCGCGGACGTCTTCATGCCGCCGTTGCTCAAGGCCTATCTGCGTCTCGGCGCCAAGGTCTGCGGCGAGCCCTGCTGGGATCCGGACTTCAGTGTGGCGGACGTTTTCATCCTGCTGGATATGGAGCATGTCAATCCGCGATACCAGCGTCATTTCCTCGGCAAGGAGTACGTCGAGTATAAAGGGGCGCATGAAAACACTGCGCCGAATCTCTCGTTATAG
- a CDS encoding rhodanese-like domain-containing protein, whose translation MMSKTLSDFIQEARANLQEIQADDLAERIEDGEDLLLVDVREPYEYEQTHIPDSLLIPRGMLEGAADPNNKHRVETLYSARGRELVLVCDTGARSAMACTTLNLMGFDQVLNLAGGIKMWEAEDLPLESGPYEGPLP comes from the coding sequence ATTATGAGCAAAACCTTGAGCGATTTCATCCAGGAGGCCCGGGCCAATCTGCAGGAGATCCAGGCCGACGACCTCGCCGAGCGGATCGAGGACGGCGAGGACCTGCTGCTGGTCGACGTACGCGAGCCCTACGAGTACGAGCAGACCCACATCCCGGACAGCCTGCTGATCCCGCGCGGCATGCTGGAAGGCGCCGCCGACCCCAACAACAAGCACCGCGTCGAGACCCTGTACAGCGCCCGGGGGCGCGAACTGGTGCTGGTCTGCGACACCGGCGCGCGCAGCGCCATGGCCTGCACCACCCTGAACCTGATGGGTTTCGACCAGGTGCTGAACCTGGCCGGCGGCATCAAGATGTGGGAGGCGGAAGACCTGCCGCTGGAATCCGGCCCTTATGAAGGCCCACTTCCTTGA
- a CDS encoding MBL fold metallo-hydrolase encodes MPVELYNDGKHRCIVFTDLVTGEGVQSNQFLIVDGTHEALIDPGGELTFTALSMAISQVTNIKNLDYLLVSHQDPDIISSLPSWISRTEAKIVVSQLWSRFLPHLIPNYMGDKVGDRCICLPDTGGVVPFGDSVIKAIPAHFLHSVGNIQFYDPVSKILFSGDMGASIVEAGADEAVEDFAAHVPSMVGFHRRYMASNKACRLWANMVREMDVDMIVPQHGRHFKGPEMVNQFLDWISDLQCGVDLLTQDNFREPK; translated from the coding sequence ATGCCGGTCGAACTCTATAACGATGGCAAGCATCGTTGCATTGTCTTCACCGATCTGGTCACGGGGGAGGGTGTCCAATCCAACCAGTTCCTGATCGTTGACGGTACCCACGAAGCCCTGATCGATCCGGGCGGGGAACTCACCTTCACTGCGTTGAGCATGGCGATCTCGCAGGTTACCAACATCAAGAACCTGGACTACCTGCTGGTCTCCCATCAGGATCCGGACATCATCTCCTCGCTGCCGAGCTGGATTTCCCGCACCGAGGCGAAGATCGTCGTCTCCCAGCTCTGGTCACGTTTCCTGCCTCACCTGATCCCGAACTATATGGGAGACAAGGTGGGCGATCGCTGCATCTGCCTGCCGGATACCGGCGGCGTGGTGCCTTTCGGCGACAGCGTCATCAAGGCAATTCCGGCGCACTTCCTGCATTCGGTCGGCAATATCCAGTTCTACGATCCGGTGAGCAAGATCCTGTTTTCCGGCGACATGGGGGCGTCCATCGTCGAGGCCGGGGCCGATGAAGCGGTCGAGGACTTCGCCGCCCATGTGCCCTCCATGGTCGGGTTCCACCGGCGCTACATGGCCTCGAACAAGGCCTGCCGCCTGTGGGCCAACATGGTGCGCGAAATGGACGTCGACATGATCGTTCCCCAGCACGGACGGCACTTCAAGGGGCCGGAAATGGTCAATCAGTTCCTCGACTGGATTTCCGACCTGCAGTGCGGGGTGGACCTGCTGACCCAGGACAATTTCCGCGAACCTAAGTAG